The genomic segment GATCATTATACTTCATAAAAATCTCCCCATCTTCCCATCTCCCCACCCTCCCTACTCCCTACTCCCTACTCCCTACTCCCTACTCCCTACTCCCTACTTCCAGATGGGACTATTTTCCACTAGCTGCTAGAATATTCCGGTAGCCAATGACTAATCACAATGAAGTCTAAACTCAAATATATCCTGCGTTGCACTTTGTGTGGAAAAGACTATGAACCAGACCCTTTCCGCCTTTGCTGTGACGAGAAACATGAGCCATCCCTTCTGCGTGCTGTCTATCCTAACCAAAAGCTAGAAGTCAAAGAGAATCTCCCAGGTTTATTCCGATATATCGATTGGCTACCGGTTGATCGATACTTAGAGGCAGATGGTAAACCGATTACGTATCAAAGCCAGAATCTGGCTCACCATCTCGGATTAGATCATCTTTTCATTTCTTTCAATGGGTATTGGCCAGAGCGAGATGCTCATCTTTTTACTTGTTCTTTTAAAGAATTAGAAGCTTTCCCGATATTAGCTAGAATACCAGAGGATAACCCCAAAACCCTCGTCGTTGCTTCAGCTGGAAATACTGGCCGAGCGTTTGCTACGGTTTGCTCTAAGCTGAAAATCCCCTTTTGCTTGGTCATTCCAGAGCAAAATTTATCCGCCATCTGGTCAAAGGATCGTTTTGATTCTTGTGTTCGTCTGATTGCTGTTGGTGGGAATGGTGACTACTCCGATGCGATTCGTATCGGAAAAATCATCAGTGAATTAGAGGGTTTCTTTCCGGAAGGAGGAGCTAGAAATGTAGCCAGACGGGATGGAATGGGGCTAACCGTTGTGGATGCTACAGTAACCATTGGGGAAATTCCTGATCACTATTTCCAAGCCGTCGGTTCCGGTACTGGTGGGATTTCAGCTTACGAAGCCAATCTCAGATTTTTAGCAGATGGCAGATTTGGCAACAAAAAAATGAAGCTTCACCTGTGTCAAAACATTCCTTTTACACCCATGACCGATGCCTGGAAAGCGGGTAAGCGAGACATTACTGCTTTGAGCGAAATAGAAGCCAAAAAATGCATTAGTCAGGTTTCTGCTAAGGTACTTACCAACCGAAATCCGGCTTACTCTCTTGCGGGAGGACTTTATGAAGCATTGGCTGATACTGATGGAGAAATGTATGGTGTCACTAATGACGAATCAGAGAAAGCAAGGATTATATTTGAGAAATTGGAAGGAATAGATATTAGTCCTGCTGCAGGTGTGGCAACTGGTGCTTTAATTCAAGCGGTTGAGGCGGGGAACATAGGTAAAAAGGAAACCATTGTGCTCAATATTACTAGTGGAGGCTACAAACGTATGCGCCAAGATTATCCTTTACACTACCTCAAACCTGATTTAGTTTTTACACCTGAAGAGATCGAACCTGATTTTCTGGAACAGAGAATTACCAGTGTATCATAACGGTTTACCAATTAAACATTTCAATATCCATGAAAACCTTATCCACTCTTGCAGTCCATCAAATCAAACCCTTTGGGGTGAAGCTGACGAACGTTGATCTTAATTCCCCAGAACAATGCGATCGCATTCGAGAGCTGCTCTACGAAAATGGGGTAGTGATCATCCCTCCTGACGGAGGCAGTTTCGGTGATCAACCAATCCAAGCTGATGCAAGTCTGTTAAAGTTGGCGGGACTTTTCGGGAAGATCGAGAACTACCACCCAGTAAACGCACCCAAAGACAGCACTGGCAAGGTGCAAATTCTGGAAACCATGGGTGACACGGGGATTCCAGCGGATTCCTTCCTATTCCACTCAGATATGAGCTGGCGAGTTAACCCATCCCGGGCCAGCGTATTATGTGGGTTTATCCTGCCTCCTAGCGGTGGTAATACCTGCTTCCAAAATGCTAACCAAATGTACCGCAATCTGTCACCGGAACTAAGGGAGCAGTTGCATGGTATCAGCGCTCTCCACTCTCTGCAGAAGGGTTATGCCCGGGTCAACCGACCGGATGATGTGACTAATGACGTGCAGGCTATTCATCCGGCAGTGATTAAGCATCCCGACACAGGTGTTCCACTACTCTACCTGAACCCAAATTTCACGGTGTCCTTGGTAGGAATGTCG from the Moorena sp. SIOASIH genome contains:
- a CDS encoding TauD/TfdA family dioxygenase, translated to MKTLSTLAVHQIKPFGVKLTNVDLNSPEQCDRIRELLYENGVVIIPPDGGSFGDQPIQADASLLKLAGLFGKIENYHPVNAPKDSTGKVQILETMGDTGIPADSFLFHSDMSWRVNPSRASVLCGFILPPSGGNTCFQNANQMYRNLSPELREQLHGISALHSLQKGYARVNRPDDVTNDVQAIHPAVIKHPDTGVPLLYLNPNFTVSLVGMSEQESTELMNRVFEQANGPDQVLCHSWTKGDVVIWDNFGVQHLARADYLGLRRMHRVVAHDPHLRTERYVGETGDAKETM
- a CDS encoding cysteate synthase; translated protein: MKSKLKYILRCTLCGKDYEPDPFRLCCDEKHEPSLLRAVYPNQKLEVKENLPGLFRYIDWLPVDRYLEADGKPITYQSQNLAHHLGLDHLFISFNGYWPERDAHLFTCSFKELEAFPILARIPEDNPKTLVVASAGNTGRAFATVCSKLKIPFCLVIPEQNLSAIWSKDRFDSCVRLIAVGGNGDYSDAIRIGKIISELEGFFPEGGARNVARRDGMGLTVVDATVTIGEIPDHYFQAVGSGTGGISAYEANLRFLADGRFGNKKMKLHLCQNIPFTPMTDAWKAGKRDITALSEIEAKKCISQVSAKVLTNRNPAYSLAGGLYEALADTDGEMYGVTNDESEKARIIFEKLEGIDISPAAGVATGALIQAVEAGNIGKKETIVLNITSGGYKRMRQDYPLHYLKPDLVFTPEEIEPDFLEQRITSVS